A genomic region of Vicinamibacterales bacterium contains the following coding sequences:
- a CDS encoding TolC family protein, with protein MLLPCAAAAQVGPPVPQLSMDDAVRIALARNRAMMAQRLSVDASRADEITAALKPNINFSFGVAGFTPFTPSTLTFDFLHNGASYDVSAAYLFERGGKRDNRLAVAQATTEQTGQNMRDAERQLRFQTEQAFIGLLFAKSTLDLAQQNLKSFSDVVDVNRQRVTAGDLAEGEFYKISLQKLQFEQDESAAEVALEQARANLRQLVGFDTVSETVEPIGDLAYTSHAVDLEAIKQLAVIARTDLQAAQSGVDLARKSLTLEKSNKARDITGGLDYTHTGPQNVLGVSASLDLPIHDRNQGNIAKAEVQVLQATDTELATRYQVLTDVVNAYYGLRSSEKVVKLYESGYLDQAKQSLDISRYVFQRGAGNLLDLLDAERTYRDTQLGYRQALSNYMTSVAQINFAVGRQVIP; from the coding sequence GTGCTTCTGCCGTGTGCCGCCGCGGCTCAGGTCGGGCCGCCGGTGCCCCAGCTGTCGATGGACGATGCCGTCCGCATTGCGCTGGCCCGCAACCGGGCGATGATGGCGCAGCGGCTGTCGGTCGACGCCTCGCGGGCCGACGAAATCACCGCCGCACTCAAGCCGAACATCAATTTCTCCTTCGGTGTCGCCGGGTTCACCCCGTTCACGCCGAGTACGCTGACCTTCGACTTCCTGCACAACGGCGCCAGCTACGACGTGTCGGCTGCCTATCTCTTCGAGCGCGGCGGGAAGCGCGACAACCGGCTGGCGGTGGCGCAGGCGACGACCGAGCAGACCGGCCAGAACATGCGCGACGCGGAGCGCCAGCTGCGCTTCCAGACCGAGCAGGCGTTCATCGGCCTGCTGTTCGCGAAGTCGACGCTGGACCTGGCGCAGCAGAACCTCAAGAGCTTCTCCGACGTCGTCGACGTGAATCGCCAGCGGGTCACCGCCGGCGATCTGGCGGAGGGTGAGTTCTACAAGATTTCGCTCCAGAAGCTGCAATTCGAGCAGGACGAGTCGGCCGCCGAGGTCGCCCTCGAGCAGGCGCGCGCCAATCTCCGGCAGTTGGTGGGCTTCGACACGGTCTCGGAGACCGTCGAGCCGATCGGCGATCTGGCCTACACGAGCCACGCGGTGGACCTCGAGGCCATCAAGCAGCTGGCGGTGATCGCCCGCACCGACCTGCAGGCGGCGCAGAGCGGCGTCGATCTCGCCAGGAAATCGTTGACGCTCGAAAAGAGCAACAAGGCGCGCGACATCACCGGCGGCCTCGACTACACGCACACCGGCCCGCAGAACGTGCTCGGGGTCAGCGCGTCGCTCGATCTGCCGATCCACGACCGCAACCAGGGCAACATCGCCAAGGCCGAAGTGCAGGTGCTGCAGGCGACCGACACCGAGCTGGCGACGCGCTACCAGGTGCTGACCGACGTGGTCAACGCCTACTACGGCTTGCGGAGCAGCGAGAAGGTCGTCAAGCTCTACGAGTCGGGCTATCTCGATCAGGCGAAGCAGTCGCTCGACATCAGCCGCTACGTCTTTCAGCGCGGCGCCGGCAACCTCCTCGACCTGCTCGACGCCGAGCGTACCTACCGCGACAC
- a CDS encoding SpoIIE family protein phosphatase gives MPDARLEVTDALGRRIVPIAKDAFGIGRRETNDLRLAGSEVSRDHAEIISGVTGFLVRDKQSRYGTFVNDEQVSERPLSHGDRIRLGRSGGAELVFLLADTAPHQDKATTTAIGDLRQIAALLEGLRALGSGRVLDDVLALVLDSAIEVTGAERGFIMLAGADNTLEFKLARGRRHQTLPGTTFATSRKIPEEVFRTGDPKLVMDLLDDAFANVNMGTVALGIRSVQCVPLKLVRYVDRADDVAGERRIGVLYLDSREKGSFVSNSTRGALETLATEAAVAIENARLYRETMEKAKMEQEMRIAAEIQQALLPRAGHSGAFFRTAASSIPCRSIGGDFYDYVDLPHGAFGFALGDVAGKGPPAALLSAMMQGIFAAQAASSDSPCQTITRVNLALYKRGIESRFVTLMYGALEPDGRLTYCNAGHNPPLVVGRQGVRRLETGGPIVGLFEMATYQEETVILEPGDWLIVFSDGVSEALSVSGEEYGETRILAVAAENRGDEPADLLAEIFADVRAFTKGAPQSDDITALVLRYGAGDR, from the coding sequence ATGCCTGACGCCCGATTGGAGGTTACCGACGCGCTCGGTCGACGGATCGTGCCGATCGCCAAGGACGCGTTCGGTATCGGCCGCCGCGAGACGAACGATCTGCGGCTGGCCGGCAGCGAGGTGTCGCGCGACCACGCCGAGATCATTTCGGGCGTCACCGGCTTCCTCGTCCGCGACAAGCAATCGCGCTACGGAACCTTCGTCAACGACGAGCAGGTGAGCGAGCGGCCGCTGTCGCACGGGGATCGGATTCGGCTGGGCCGCTCCGGCGGCGCCGAACTGGTCTTCCTGCTGGCTGACACCGCGCCGCACCAGGACAAGGCGACGACCACGGCGATCGGCGATCTGCGGCAGATCGCGGCGCTGCTCGAGGGCCTGCGGGCACTCGGCAGCGGTCGCGTCCTCGACGACGTGCTGGCGCTCGTGCTCGACTCGGCGATCGAGGTGACCGGCGCCGAGCGCGGATTCATCATGCTGGCCGGCGCCGACAACACACTCGAGTTCAAGCTGGCGCGCGGCCGCCGCCACCAGACCCTGCCCGGGACGACGTTCGCCACCAGCCGCAAGATCCCCGAGGAGGTCTTCCGCACCGGCGACCCCAAGCTCGTGATGGACCTGCTCGACGACGCCTTCGCCAACGTCAACATGGGCACGGTCGCGCTCGGTATCCGCAGCGTCCAGTGCGTGCCCTTGAAGCTCGTGCGCTACGTCGATCGCGCCGACGACGTGGCGGGAGAACGCCGGATTGGCGTCCTCTATCTCGACAGCCGGGAGAAGGGCTCGTTTGTCTCCAACTCCACGCGCGGCGCGCTCGAGACGCTGGCGACCGAGGCGGCGGTCGCGATCGAGAACGCCCGGCTCTATCGCGAGACGATGGAGAAGGCGAAGATGGAGCAGGAGATGCGCATCGCCGCCGAGATCCAGCAGGCGCTGCTGCCGCGCGCCGGCCATTCTGGCGCGTTCTTCCGCACCGCCGCGTCCTCGATTCCGTGCCGCTCGATCGGCGGCGACTTCTACGACTACGTCGACCTGCCGCACGGGGCGTTCGGGTTCGCGCTCGGCGACGTCGCGGGCAAGGGACCGCCGGCGGCACTGCTCAGCGCGATGATGCAGGGGATTTTTGCGGCGCAGGCGGCCTCTTCGGATTCGCCGTGCCAGACGATCACGCGCGTCAACCTCGCCCTCTACAAGCGAGGGATCGAGTCGCGGTTCGTGACCCTGATGTACGGCGCGCTCGAGCCGGACGGCCGCCTCACCTACTGCAACGCCGGCCACAACCCGCCGCTGGTCGTCGGCAGACAGGGGGTGCGCCGCCTCGAGACCGGCGGGCCGATCGTCGGTCTCTTCGAGATGGCCACCTACCAGGAAGAAACGGTGATCCTCGAACCGGGCGACTGGCTGATCGTGTTCAGCGACGGCGTCTCGGAAGCCCTGTCGGTGTCGGGCGAGGAATACGGGGAGACGCGTATCCTGGCCGTCGCCGCGGAAAACCGCGGCGACGAGCCGGCCGATCTGTTAGCAGAGATCTTTGCCGACGTGCGGGCGTTCACCAAGGGGGCTCCACAGAGTGACGACATCACGGCGCTGGTACTCCGCTATGGCGCCGGTGACCGCTAG
- a CDS encoding LeuA family protein, with protein MHPLIHDWNKTGARPPATVLLNDETLRDGLQSPSVRTPSIEEKLRILHLIDRLGIDTADIGLPGAGRHVVRDVERLAREIVDERLKVGANCAARTVIADITPIVEIAQRTGLAIEACTFIGSSPLRQYAEGWTLDHLLKLTEEAVAFAVGEGLPVMYVTEDTTRADPDTLRALYSTAIRAGAGRVCISDTVGHATPHGAAAVVRFIAGVVKECGGGVGIDWHGHRDRDFAVINTLAALEAGATRLHGTAIGIGERVGNTPMDALLMNLVLMGYIERDLSALCEYCEAVSAATGVPIPANYPIVGRDAFRTATGVHAAAVIKAFRKNDQALVDAVYSGVPASLIGREQQIDVGPMSGKSNVIFWLERQGYTATDELVDRVFAKAKRSSTVLTAEEILAEIRVPKS; from the coding sequence ATGCACCCCCTCATTCACGATTGGAATAAGACGGGCGCGCGCCCGCCGGCGACGGTCCTGCTCAACGACGAGACGCTGCGCGACGGACTGCAGTCGCCGTCCGTGCGGACACCCTCGATTGAAGAAAAGCTCCGCATTCTTCACCTGATCGATCGGCTCGGTATCGATACCGCCGACATCGGACTGCCGGGGGCCGGGCGGCACGTCGTCCGCGACGTCGAACGGCTCGCCAGGGAGATCGTCGACGAGCGGCTGAAGGTCGGCGCCAATTGCGCGGCGCGGACCGTGATCGCCGATATCACGCCGATCGTCGAGATTGCGCAGCGCACCGGACTTGCGATCGAGGCGTGCACGTTCATCGGCTCGAGTCCGCTGCGCCAGTACGCCGAAGGGTGGACACTCGATCACCTGTTGAAGCTCACCGAAGAAGCAGTCGCGTTCGCGGTCGGCGAAGGCTTGCCGGTCATGTACGTGACGGAGGATACGACCCGCGCCGATCCGGACACGTTGCGCGCCCTTTATTCGACCGCGATCCGCGCCGGAGCCGGGCGCGTCTGCATTTCCGACACCGTCGGCCACGCCACCCCGCACGGCGCCGCGGCCGTCGTCCGGTTCATCGCGGGCGTGGTCAAAGAATGCGGAGGCGGCGTCGGCATCGACTGGCACGGTCATCGCGATCGGGATTTCGCCGTTATCAACACGCTGGCGGCGCTCGAGGCGGGAGCAACGCGTCTGCATGGAACCGCGATCGGCATCGGCGAGCGCGTTGGCAACACGCCGATGGACGCGCTGCTGATGAATCTCGTGCTGATGGGCTACATCGAGCGCGATCTGTCGGCGCTGTGCGAGTACTGCGAAGCGGTGTCGGCAGCGACGGGCGTGCCGATTCCCGCGAACTATCCGATCGTCGGGCGCGACGCCTTTCGCACCGCGACGGGCGTCCACGCCGCGGCGGTGATCAAGGCGTTCCGCAAGAATGACCAGGCGCTCGTCGACGCTGTCTACTCGGGAGTGCCAGCCAGCCTGATCGGTCGCGAGCAGCAGATCGACGTCGGCCCGATGTCGGGCAAGTCGAACGTCATCTTCTGGCTCGAGCGGCAAGGCTACACCGCGACCGACGAGCTCGTCGACCGCGTCTTCGCGAAGGCAAAGAGGTCGTCGACGGTGCTGACCGCCGAAGAGATCCTGGCCGAGATCCGGGTTCCTAAATCGTAG
- a CDS encoding M28 family peptidase, producing the protein MKRSVSSFVFGSFVLCVSFVSFPSAQSASPRFDADRAFADLKAMVDIGPRPSGSPAIDKTRDYIRKELVAAGLTPVDQAFDASTPSGVVHMVNIRATLPGQVAGKGRIVIGGHYDTKPFKNIRFVGASDAASSAAFLLELARALKGRQNALPIELLFLDGEEAVCKNWDDCGKPGNADHTYGSRYYAQQAKKAGTTKDVRAFILVDMIADANLDIRRESNSTPWLNDVIFSTAKKLNRREFVDDPWPIEDDHLEFLEVGIESVDLIDLDYPAWHTADDDLQHVSAKSLQAVGDVVVAALPLIETRLR; encoded by the coding sequence GTGAAGCGCTCGGTCAGCTCCTTCGTGTTCGGTTCCTTCGTGCTCTGCGTATCCTTCGTGTCCTTCCCGTCCGCGCAGAGCGCCAGCCCGCGGTTCGATGCCGACCGGGCATTCGCCGATCTCAAGGCCATGGTCGACATCGGGCCGCGCCCCTCGGGCTCCCCCGCTATCGACAAGACGCGCGACTACATCCGCAAGGAGCTGGTCGCCGCCGGTCTGACGCCGGTCGACCAGGCGTTCGATGCGTCCACCCCGAGCGGCGTCGTCCACATGGTCAACATCCGCGCGACGCTGCCCGGCCAGGTCGCCGGCAAGGGGCGCATCGTCATCGGCGGCCATTACGACACGAAGCCATTCAAGAACATCCGCTTCGTCGGCGCCAGCGACGCCGCGTCGAGCGCCGCGTTCCTGCTCGAGCTCGCCCGCGCGCTCAAGGGCCGTCAGAACGCGCTGCCGATCGAGCTGCTCTTCCTGGACGGCGAAGAGGCGGTGTGCAAGAACTGGGACGATTGCGGCAAGCCGGGCAACGCCGATCACACCTACGGCAGCCGCTACTACGCGCAGCAGGCGAAGAAGGCGGGTACCACGAAGGACGTCCGCGCCTTCATCCTCGTCGACATGATCGCCGACGCCAACCTCGATATCCGCCGGGAATCCAACTCGACGCCGTGGCTGAACGACGTCATCTTCAGCACCGCCAAGAAGCTGAATCGCCGGGAATTCGTCGACGATCCGTGGCCGATCGAGGACGATCACCTCGAGTTCCTCGAGGTCGGCATCGAGTCGGTGGACCTGATCGACCTCGATTACCCCGCCTGGCATACCGCCGACGACGATCTGCAGCACGTCTCGGCGAAGAGCCTGCAGGCGGTCGGCGACGTCGTCGTCGCGGCGCTGCCGCTCATAGAGACCCGTCTGCGCTGA
- a CDS encoding citrate synthase has translation MAETLTITDNRTGKRYDIPIQDGTVKATDLRQIKVVPDEFGMMTYDPAFMNTAACRSRITFIDGDNGILEYRGYPIEQLAEQSDFLETAYLILGGELPSDAQHDAWGREVMLHSMLHTNLAKLMEGFRHDAHPMGMFISTVAALSTFYPEAKQIFSQESRRLQTLRLIAKVPSIAAYAYRHSIGRPFNLPDNDLSYAGNFLNMLFRMTEPKYTPDPVLERALDVLFILHADHEQNCSTSTMRAIGSSHADPYSALAGAAAALYGPLHGGANEAVLRMLHEIGSMNNIPGFIKRVKAGEGRLMGFGHRVYKSYDPRAKIIKRMADLVFEVTGKNPLLEMALELERIALEDEYFVSRKLYPNVDFYSGLIYQAMGFPVDMFPVLFAIPRTAGWIAQWEEMLNDPDQKIVRPRQLYIGERTRDYVPREKRQ, from the coding sequence ATGGCCGAGACACTGACGATTACCGATAATCGCACCGGGAAGCGCTACGACATTCCCATCCAGGACGGCACCGTCAAGGCCACGGATTTGCGGCAGATCAAGGTCGTGCCCGACGAGTTCGGAATGATGACCTACGACCCGGCGTTCATGAACACCGCCGCCTGCAGGAGCCGCATCACCTTCATCGACGGCGACAACGGGATCCTCGAGTACCGCGGCTACCCCATCGAGCAGCTCGCCGAGCAGAGCGACTTTCTCGAGACGGCCTATCTGATTCTTGGCGGCGAACTGCCGAGCGACGCGCAGCACGACGCCTGGGGCCGCGAGGTCATGCTCCACTCGATGCTCCACACCAACCTGGCCAAGCTGATGGAGGGCTTCCGCCACGACGCGCATCCGATGGGGATGTTCATCAGCACCGTCGCGGCGCTCTCGACCTTCTATCCCGAGGCCAAGCAGATCTTCTCGCAGGAGTCGCGGCGACTGCAGACGCTGCGCCTGATCGCCAAGGTGCCGAGCATCGCCGCCTACGCCTACCGGCACTCGATCGGCCGGCCCTTCAACCTGCCCGACAACGATCTCTCCTACGCCGGCAACTTCCTGAACATGCTGTTCCGGATGACCGAGCCGAAGTACACGCCAGACCCGGTGCTCGAGCGCGCGCTCGACGTGCTCTTCATCCTGCACGCCGACCACGAGCAGAACTGCAGCACGAGCACGATGCGCGCGATCGGCAGCTCGCACGCCGACCCCTACTCGGCGCTCGCCGGCGCGGCGGCGGCGCTCTACGGCCCGCTGCACGGCGGCGCCAACGAGGCCGTGCTGCGCATGCTGCACGAGATCGGCTCGATGAACAACATCCCCGGGTTCATCAAGCGGGTGAAAGCGGGCGAAGGACGGCTGATGGGATTCGGCCACCGCGTCTACAAGTCCTACGATCCGCGCGCCAAGATCATCAAGCGCATGGCCGACCTCGTCTTCGAGGTGACCGGCAAGAACCCGCTGCTCGAGATGGCGCTCGAACTCGAACGCATCGCGCTCGAGGACGAGTACTTCGTCTCGCGCAAGCTCTATCCGAACGTCGACTTCTACTCGGGTCTCATCTACCAGGCGATGGGCTTCCCGGTCGACATGTTCCCGGTGCTCTTCGCCATCCCGCGCACCGCCGGCTGGATCGCGCAATGGGAAGAGATGCTCAACGACCCGGACCAGAAAATCGTGCGCCCCCGCCAGCTCTACATCGGCGAACGCACCCGCGACTACGTACCACGGGAGAAACGCCAGTGA
- the yacG gene encoding DNA gyrase inhibitor YacG, protein MATLGARCVYCRQKPVDPAWKPFCSERCKMADLGRWLGGDYAVPSEAQPDPDADDTHER, encoded by the coding sequence TTGGCCACCCTCGGCGCGCGGTGCGTCTACTGCCGGCAGAAACCGGTGGACCCGGCCTGGAAGCCCTTCTGCAGCGAACGTTGCAAGATGGCCGACCTGGGACGGTGGCTGGGCGGCGACTACGCCGTGCCGAGTGAAGCGCAGCCGGACCCGGATGCCGACGACACGCACGAGCGGTGA
- the phoU gene encoding phosphate signaling complex protein PhoU, with amino-acid sequence MTNPVPHFQEELDQLKSRLLEMGGLAEDRVRSAIEALVGRDREPVDRVLAGDGPINQLHIEIDGRCVKLLALYQPMAVDLRFILSAVKINTDLERVGDLAINIAEAALRYLSHPPVQELIDIPRMAGIAQRMLRDALDAFVSRDTALAQRVLDADDELDALKTQVFRELLTVMLQAPHTIEPALDLILISRHLERIGDHATNVAEDVIFMVLAKDVRHHAH; translated from the coding sequence ATGACCAATCCCGTTCCACACTTCCAGGAGGAGCTGGACCAGCTCAAGTCGCGGCTCCTCGAGATGGGCGGCCTCGCCGAAGATCGCGTGCGCTCGGCGATCGAGGCGCTGGTCGGGCGCGACCGTGAGCCGGTCGATCGCGTGCTCGCCGGCGATGGTCCGATCAACCAGCTGCACATCGAGATCGACGGCCGCTGCGTCAAGCTGCTGGCGCTCTACCAGCCGATGGCCGTCGATCTGCGCTTCATCCTGTCGGCGGTCAAGATCAACACCGATCTCGAACGGGTCGGCGACCTCGCGATCAACATCGCCGAGGCGGCGCTGCGCTATCTCTCGCATCCCCCGGTGCAGGAACTGATCGACATCCCGCGCATGGCGGGCATCGCGCAGCGGATGCTCCGCGACGCGCTCGACGCGTTCGTCAGCCGCGACACCGCGCTCGCGCAGCGCGTGCTGGACGCCGACGACGAACTCGACGCGCTGAAGACGCAGGTCTTTCGCGAGCTGCTCACCGTCATGCTGCAGGCGCCGCACACGATCGAGCCGGCGCTGGATCTGATCCTGATTTCCCGCCACCTCGAGCGCATCGGCGATCACGCCACCAACGTCGCCGAGGACGTCATCTTCATGGTCCTGGCCAAGGACGTCCGCCACCACGCACACTGA
- the pstB gene encoding phosphate ABC transporter ATP-binding protein PstB has product MSSLTAALESRPAPPAEGSDAPCKITVSNLDFFYGAKQALQGISIDIPANLVTAFIGPSGCGKSTFLRTLNRMNDIIPGARVDGAIRIDGKDIYRDAIDVVDLRRRVGMVFQKSNPFPKSIFENIAYGIRLNGLAKRRAEIEARVEESLRHAAIWDEVKDRLHEPALALSGGQQQRLCIARAIAIKPDVLLMDEPASALDPIATQRIEELIYHLKSEFTIVIVTHNMQQAARVSDLTAFFWLGKLIEVGATDKIFTNPAQKLTEDYVTGRFG; this is encoded by the coding sequence ATGTCGTCGCTCACGGCGGCCCTCGAGAGCCGTCCCGCGCCACCCGCCGAGGGGTCCGATGCGCCGTGTAAAATCACGGTGTCGAATCTGGATTTCTTCTACGGCGCCAAGCAGGCGCTGCAAGGCATCTCGATCGACATCCCGGCCAATCTGGTGACGGCCTTCATCGGACCGTCCGGCTGCGGCAAGAGCACGTTTCTCCGTACGCTGAACCGGATGAACGACATCATCCCCGGCGCCCGGGTCGATGGCGCGATCCGCATCGACGGCAAGGACATCTATCGCGACGCCATCGACGTCGTCGATCTCCGCCGCCGCGTCGGCATGGTCTTCCAGAAGTCCAACCCGTTCCCGAAGTCGATCTTCGAGAACATCGCCTACGGCATCAGGCTCAACGGCCTGGCGAAACGGCGGGCCGAGATCGAGGCGCGCGTCGAGGAGAGCCTTCGCCACGCCGCCATCTGGGACGAGGTGAAGGATCGGCTGCACGAGCCGGCGCTGGCGCTCTCGGGCGGACAGCAGCAGCGGCTCTGCATCGCGCGCGCGATCGCGATCAAGCCCGACGTCCTGCTGATGGACGAACCCGCCTCGGCGCTCGATCCGATCGCCACCCAGCGCATCGAGGAGTTGATCTACCACCTCAAGTCGGAGTTCACGATCGTCATCGTGACCCACAACATGCAGCAGGCGGCGCGCGTCTCCGACCTAACGGCCTTTTTCTGGCTCGGCAAACTCATCGAAGTCGGCGCCACCGACAAGATCTTCACCAACCCGGCACAGAAGCTGACGGAAGACTACGTCACTGGACGATTCGGATGA
- a CDS encoding thymidylate kinase, whose translation MTSSSTNRPDDAADGGSRPGQYYSYGIPYLPLNSYPGKLIAIEGTDGVGRSTQIALLREWLEVQGYGVIETGWTRSELMQPTIDLAKSSNTLTKLTFVLLYATDVADRLEKEIIPALKAGFIVLSDRYIFTALARAGVRGVDRNWLRNLYGFGIAPHLVFYLRIDEKTLIRRVLQARGMDYWESGMDMKLGDDIYESFRAYQRVLLKEYGSMADEFNFRVLDARRKVDVLQDELRRQIAAFLAESDAPAPLATRVE comes from the coding sequence ATGACGAGCTCGTCGACGAATCGGCCTGACGACGCCGCCGACGGCGGCAGCCGGCCCGGACAGTACTACTCGTACGGCATTCCGTATCTGCCGCTGAACAGCTATCCGGGCAAGCTGATCGCCATCGAAGGCACCGACGGCGTCGGGCGCTCGACCCAGATCGCACTGCTGCGCGAGTGGCTCGAGGTGCAGGGCTACGGCGTCATCGAGACCGGCTGGACGCGGTCGGAGCTGATGCAGCCGACCATCGATCTGGCCAAGTCGAGCAACACGCTGACCAAGCTGACGTTCGTGCTGCTCTACGCGACCGACGTCGCCGATCGCCTGGAGAAGGAGATCATCCCGGCGCTCAAGGCCGGCTTCATCGTGCTCTCCGATCGCTACATCTTCACGGCGCTCGCCCGCGCCGGGGTCCGCGGCGTCGATCGCAACTGGCTGCGCAACCTGTATGGATTCGGCATCGCGCCGCACCTGGTCTTCTACCTGCGCATCGACGAGAAAACGCTGATCCGGCGGGTGCTGCAGGCGCGCGGCATGGACTACTGGGAATCGGGGATGGACATGAAGCTGGGCGACGACATCTACGAGAGCTTCCGCGCCTATCAGCGCGTGCTGCTCAAGGAGTATGGGTCGATGGCCGACGAGTTCAACTTCCGTGTGCTCGACGCGCGCCGCAAGGTCGACGTGCTGCAGGACGAGCTGCGCCGCCAGATCGCCGCCTTCCTGGCCGAATCCGACGCCCCGGCGCCGCTCGCGACCCGCGTCGAGTAA
- a CDS encoding thymidylate kinase yields MLTNLTTPHEYPGKLFVVEGIDGSGKTTQLALLAKWLKSAGHPVFQTEWNSSALVKAATKTGKKKNSLTPMTFSLLHATDFADRLLYNIIPPLKAGMIVLADRYAYTAFARDVARGVDRRWVRELYSFAVKPDLAVYFRVPIDVSVERLTARRVKLKFYEAGLDMGWSSQPLESFRIFQGKVLDEYDRLVEEFGLSVVSASGSITEQQRVFRRLVSQHLEIEHHDELVDESA; encoded by the coding sequence ATGCTGACCAATCTCACCACGCCGCACGAGTACCCGGGAAAGCTGTTCGTCGTCGAAGGCATCGACGGATCGGGAAAAACGACCCAGCTGGCCCTGCTGGCGAAGTGGCTTAAGTCGGCGGGCCATCCCGTCTTCCAGACCGAGTGGAATTCCTCGGCGCTGGTCAAGGCGGCGACGAAGACAGGCAAGAAGAAGAATTCGCTCACGCCGATGACGTTCAGCCTGCTGCACGCCACCGACTTCGCCGATCGCCTGCTCTACAACATCATTCCGCCGCTCAAGGCGGGGATGATCGTGCTGGCCGATCGCTATGCCTACACGGCGTTTGCGCGCGACGTGGCGCGCGGTGTCGACCGCCGCTGGGTGCGCGAGCTCTACAGCTTCGCCGTCAAGCCAGACCTGGCGGTCTACTTCCGCGTGCCGATCGACGTCTCGGTCGAGCGGCTGACGGCCCGGCGCGTGAAGCTGAAGTTCTACGAGGCGGGACTGGATATGGGCTGGAGCAGCCAGCCGCTCGAGAGCTTCCGCATCTTCCAGGGGAAGGTGCTCGACGAATACGATCGTCTTGTCGAGGAGTTCGGCTTGAGCGTGGTCAGCGCCTCGGGCAGCATTACCGAGCAGCAGCGGGTCTTCCGCCGGCTGGTCTCGCAGCATCTGGAGATTGAGCATCATGACGAGCTCGTCGACGAATCGGCCTGA